A window of Aquitalea denitrificans contains these coding sequences:
- a CDS encoding bifunctional sugar phosphate isomerase/epimerase/4-hydroxyphenylpyruvate dioxygenase family protein, translated as MQHCIATVSLSGTLPEKLEAIAAAGFQGVEIFENDLLYFDGSPRDVRRLCQELGLQIMLFQPFRDFEGCRRDRLQHNLERAERKFELMHELGTDRILVCSNVQPDVIRDNAVLADDLHQLAELAARHEVLVGYEALAWGQHVNSYRQVWDIVKTVDHPNLGVILDSFHTLSLKDDLSRLPEIPGDKIVFLQLADAPILNMDVLEWSRHFRCFPGQGEFDLPAFLGPILQSGYQGPLSLEIFNDGFRAAPTGGTAADGRRGLLYLEETTRAQLAASAEPSAAAVLPQLFVPAPQPQYDGVEFLEFAVDEAAASRLARWFGKLGFAHAGQHKSKSVNLYRQGGINLILNSEPDSFANAFFVAHGPSLCASAFRVNDSAQALQRAKQYRARSFESRVGPNERQIPAVRAPDGSLQYLVDPGADGSSIYQSDFDMLPGAAGKQGLLTSIDHFALGLPAETMDAWMLFFRAVYGFKAENEHVLPDPYGLVKSRVLHSPDGSIRIPLNISENRNTAIARSVSTYRGSGVQHIAFATDDIFAAVAAARESGVPLLEIPRNYYDDLAARFDLPDEFVASLAAANILYDRDAQGGEMLHVYTAQFEDRFFFELLQRRAGYQQYGAANVAVRLAAQAQSRARQQARSNWYD; from the coding sequence ATGCAACACTGTATTGCCACCGTTTCTCTGAGCGGAACCCTACCCGAGAAACTGGAGGCGATTGCCGCTGCCGGCTTTCAGGGCGTAGAAATCTTTGAAAACGACCTGCTGTATTTTGATGGCTCGCCACGGGATGTGCGCCGCCTGTGTCAGGAGCTGGGCTTGCAGATCATGCTGTTCCAGCCTTTCCGTGACTTCGAAGGCTGCCGCCGCGACCGTCTGCAACACAATCTGGAACGGGCCGAACGCAAGTTCGAGCTGATGCACGAGCTGGGTACCGACCGCATCCTGGTGTGCAGCAATGTGCAGCCGGATGTGATCCGCGATAACGCGGTGCTTGCCGACGACCTGCACCAGCTGGCCGAGCTGGCGGCAAGGCATGAAGTGCTGGTGGGTTACGAGGCGCTGGCCTGGGGCCAGCATGTCAATTCCTACCGTCAGGTGTGGGATATCGTCAAAACCGTGGACCATCCCAATCTGGGCGTGATTCTGGACAGCTTCCACACCCTGTCACTCAAGGATGATTTGTCGCGCCTGCCGGAGATTCCGGGCGACAAGATCGTATTCCTGCAACTGGCCGATGCACCCATTCTCAATATGGACGTGCTGGAGTGGAGCCGTCATTTCCGCTGCTTCCCCGGTCAGGGCGAGTTTGACCTGCCGGCCTTCCTTGGCCCCATCCTGCAAAGCGGCTATCAGGGCCCGCTGAGTCTGGAAATCTTCAATGACGGCTTCCGTGCCGCACCTACTGGCGGCACCGCGGCAGATGGTCGCCGTGGCTTGCTGTATCTGGAAGAAACCACCCGTGCCCAGCTGGCTGCCAGCGCGGAACCCAGTGCCGCCGCCGTGCTGCCGCAGCTGTTTGTGCCGGCGCCGCAGCCGCAGTACGACGGGGTGGAGTTTCTGGAATTCGCCGTGGACGAGGCCGCCGCCAGCCGCCTGGCGCGCTGGTTCGGCAAACTGGGCTTTGCCCATGCCGGGCAGCACAAGTCGAAAAGCGTCAACCTGTACCGTCAGGGGGGCATCAACCTGATTCTCAACTCCGAGCCGGACTCCTTCGCCAACGCCTTCTTCGTGGCACATGGCCCGTCCTTGTGCGCGTCCGCCTTCCGGGTGAATGACAGCGCCCAGGCGCTGCAACGCGCCAAGCAGTATCGCGCCCGCTCGTTTGAAAGCCGCGTCGGCCCCAACGAGCGGCAGATTCCCGCCGTGCGTGCGCCGGATGGCAGCCTGCAATACCTGGTGGACCCCGGCGCTGACGGCAGCAGCATTTACCAGTCCGACTTCGACATGCTGCCGGGTGCCGCAGGCAAGCAAGGCCTGCTTACCAGCATCGACCACTTCGCGCTGGGCCTGCCAGCGGAAACCATGGACGCCTGGATGCTGTTCTTCCGCGCCGTGTATGGCTTCAAGGCCGAAAACGAACATGTGCTGCCCGACCCCTACGGACTGGTGAAAAGCCGGGTGTTGCACAGCCCGGATGGCAGCATCCGCATTCCGCTCAATATCTCGGAAAACCGCAATACCGCCATTGCCCGTTCGGTTTCCACCTATCGCGGTTCCGGTGTGCAGCACATTGCCTTTGCCACCGACGACATCTTTGCCGCCGTGGCAGCAGCGCGCGAAAGCGGCGTGCCCCTGCTGGAAATTCCGCGTAATTACTACGACGACCTGGCGGCGCGCTTCGATCTGCCGGATGAATTTGTCGCCAGCCTGGCCGCGGCCAACATCCTGTACGACCGCGATGCACAAGGCGGTGAAATGCTGCATGTGTACACCGCCCAGTTTGAAGATCGCTTCTTCTTCGAACTGCTGCAACGTCGCGCTGGTTACCAGCAATACGGTGCCGCCAATGTGGCGGTGCGCCTGGCCGCACAGGCCCAGTCGCGTGCCCGGCAGCAGGCGCGCAGCAACTGGTATGACTGA
- a CDS encoding shikimate dehydrogenase → MPASTSAASTLLLGLIGQSIQGSRSPQLHEEEARQLGLRCLYQLHDLPQDTSAAELDTLLTAMQTVGYAGCNITHPFKQTVLACLDSLSDDAAAIGAVNTVQLRDGKRIGHNTDWWGFAQSFQQQWPQARLDKVVQVGAGGAGAAVAHAILTLGAQRLALHDADPARASTLAQRLNQRFGAGRVVVADDVAGELASADGLIQATPIGMQGHPGLPLPVEWLHPALWVADVIYFPRETALLQAANALSCATMNGGGMVVYQAAGAFRLFSGLTPDAQRMVRHFASLSD, encoded by the coding sequence ATGCCTGCATCCACCTCCGCTGCCAGCACGCTGCTGCTGGGCCTGATCGGCCAAAGCATCCAGGGCTCGCGCTCGCCACAGCTGCATGAAGAAGAAGCACGCCAGCTGGGCCTGCGCTGTCTGTATCAATTACACGACCTGCCGCAGGACACCAGCGCTGCCGAGCTGGACACGCTGCTGACCGCCATGCAGACCGTGGGCTATGCCGGCTGCAACATCACTCACCCGTTCAAGCAAACCGTGCTGGCCTGTCTGGACAGCCTGTCGGACGATGCCGCCGCCATTGGCGCGGTGAATACCGTGCAGTTGCGTGATGGCAAACGCATTGGCCACAACACCGACTGGTGGGGCTTTGCCCAGTCCTTCCAGCAGCAATGGCCGCAGGCCAGGCTGGACAAGGTGGTACAAGTGGGTGCCGGTGGTGCCGGTGCTGCCGTGGCCCACGCCATCCTGACCTTGGGTGCGCAAAGACTGGCACTGCACGATGCCGACCCGGCGCGCGCCAGCACACTGGCACAGCGGCTGAACCAGCGCTTTGGCGCAGGGCGGGTGGTGGTAGCCGACGATGTGGCCGGAGAACTGGCCAGCGCCGACGGGCTGATCCAGGCCACGCCGATTGGCATGCAGGGCCACCCCGGCCTGCCGCTGCCGGTGGAATGGCTGCATCCGGCGCTATGGGTGGCGGATGTAATTTATTTCCCACGCGAAACCGCACTGCTTCAGGCCGCAAATGCGCTGAGCTGCGCTACCATGAATGGCGGTGGCATGGTGGTGTATCAGGCTGCAGGCGCATTCCGCCTGTTCAGCGGCCTGACCCCGGATGCCCAGCGCATGGTCCGGCACTTTGCCAGCCTCAGCGACTGA
- a CDS encoding 4-hydroxyphenylpyruvate dioxygenase family protein has protein sequence MSDTLPFSSRPNPMGTDGIEFVEFATTDPTALGQLLQAMGFRCTARHRSKQVLLYRQGDINFIVNAEPDSFAQHYAQQRGHSICAIALRVKDARAATLRARELGAWEVDTGTGVMELHIPAFQGVGGSLLYLVDRYGEHSIYDVDFLPLNPDSQAKDAGLSRISLLTQSIPGERIGDWQDFYQHLFGFAESASDSTADSRLLLSPCSKIQLRLQAAVLEHGISEGMTGVTLASHDMALTRQQLQQQGLGLSGPQQLVRHALEHAGLLQFAISNEQGN, from the coding sequence ATGTCCGACACCCTTCCCTTTAGCAGCCGGCCCAACCCCATGGGCACGGACGGCATCGAATTCGTTGAATTTGCCACCACCGACCCGACAGCCCTTGGCCAGCTGCTGCAGGCCATGGGTTTTCGCTGTACCGCCCGGCACCGTTCCAAACAGGTGCTGTTGTACCGTCAGGGTGACATCAATTTCATCGTCAACGCCGAGCCGGACAGTTTTGCCCAGCATTACGCCCAGCAGCGTGGCCACAGCATTTGCGCCATTGCGCTGCGGGTGAAGGATGCACGCGCAGCCACCTTGCGCGCCCGCGAGCTGGGGGCATGGGAAGTGGACACGGGCACCGGGGTGATGGAATTGCATATTCCGGCATTCCAGGGTGTGGGCGGTTCGCTGCTGTATCTGGTAGACCGCTATGGCGAGCACTCCATTTACGATGTGGACTTCCTGCCGCTGAACCCGGACAGCCAAGCCAAGGATGCCGGACTGAGCCGCATCAGCCTGCTGACCCAGAGCATACCGGGCGAGCGCATTGGCGACTGGCAGGACTTCTACCAGCACCTGTTCGGTTTTGCCGAATCCGCCAGTGACAGCACAGCCGACAGCCGCCTGCTGCTAAGCCCTTGCAGCAAGATCCAGCTGCGCTTGCAGGCCGCCGTGCTGGAGCATGGCATCAGCGAGGGCATGACCGGCGTCACCCTGGCCAGCCATGACATGGCCCTCACCCGCCAGCAACTGCAACAACAGGGGCTGGGCCTGTCCGGCCCGCAACAACTGGTCCGGCACGCGCTGGAGCATGCCGGCTTGCTGCAATTTGCCATCAGCAACGAACAGGGGAACTGA
- a CDS encoding sugar phosphate isomerase/epimerase family protein: MDASRFAIDTAPLQGKLQDKLQAMSAAGFSRLTLWAQDLMNEQEGGLAQTVRTVRHSGMKVIGFEALRDFEGMSGRFLEYKIDLAKTMMRMMQQVGAELLVVSATTSPNAVGDLETTAAHLRLLSTLATPLGIRIGFEPLAWGRYVHDYHTAWQVVEMVNRQNVGLVLDSFHLFARGIPLDELYRIPMHKLFLVQLSDAMSDYLPLLEEMVHISRHQRSFPGEGVHSMAVVDMLVRLEMAGYQGNYAFEVANDEFLTQDAHSVASRAARSVDWLCRTVSQRLQDSGC; encoded by the coding sequence ATGGACGCCAGCCGCTTTGCCATTGATACCGCCCCCTTGCAGGGCAAGCTGCAAGACAAGCTGCAGGCCATGTCCGCCGCCGGTTTCTCCCGCCTCACGCTGTGGGCGCAGGACCTGATGAACGAACAGGAAGGCGGCCTGGCACAAACCGTGCGCACGGTGCGCCACAGCGGCATGAAGGTGATCGGCTTCGAGGCGTTGCGCGACTTCGAAGGCATGAGCGGCCGCTTTCTGGAATACAAGATAGACCTGGCCAAAACCATGATGCGCATGATGCAGCAGGTGGGGGCCGAGCTGCTGGTGGTATCGGCCACCACCTCGCCCAATGCGGTGGGCGACCTGGAAACCACCGCCGCCCATCTGCGCCTGCTGTCGACGCTGGCAACGCCCCTGGGCATCCGCATCGGCTTCGAGCCGCTGGCCTGGGGCCGCTATGTACACGACTACCACACGGCATGGCAGGTGGTGGAAATGGTGAACCGGCAGAACGTGGGCCTGGTGCTGGACAGCTTCCACCTGTTTGCCCGGGGCATTCCGCTGGATGAGCTGTACCGCATCCCCATGCACAAGCTGTTTCTGGTGCAGTTGTCCGACGCCATGAGCGACTACCTGCCGCTGCTCGAAGAAATGGTGCATATCTCGCGCCACCAGCGCTCCTTCCCCGGCGAAGGCGTACACAGCATGGCGGTGGTGGACATGCTGGTACGGCTGGAAATGGCCGGCTATCAGGGCAATTACGCCTTTGAAGTGGCCAATGACGAATTTCTTACCCAGGACGCGCACAGTGTGGCCAGCCGCGCCGCCCGTTCGGTGGACTGGCTGTGCCGCACCGTCAGCCAGCGCCTGCAGGACAGCGGCTGCTAA
- a CDS encoding LysR family transcriptional regulator, with translation MKNFDHLQLDGRLLQLLLTVMEERSVTRAAERLDMTQSAVSHALDKLRLIVDDPLFVKSGRGISPTVRAEALAQHARSLLEDMRRFVSAASFDPARLQRTISIAANDLQRDLLLPRLLGLLQAEAPGVSLRVLPSGIPTVEMLRSDECDLVITPRPPDGSDIVQKRLFADHYRVFYDAGCRAAPASLDDYLAAEHVTVGYTPPRMLDIDDFLAGQGVRRRIAAWLPGFAGIAPFVQGSSRLATLPGLLASNLLAGLASCAPPLSCPDMPMYLVWHQRHRHDPLHIWLRQRLEQVTQQALAAQLPR, from the coding sequence ATGAAAAATTTCGATCATTTGCAGTTGGATGGCCGGCTGCTGCAATTACTGCTGACGGTGATGGAGGAGCGCTCGGTCACCCGTGCGGCAGAGCGGTTGGACATGACCCAGTCCGCAGTCAGCCATGCGCTGGACAAGCTGCGGCTGATTGTGGATGACCCGCTGTTTGTGAAGTCCGGCCGCGGCATCTCGCCCACGGTACGGGCCGAGGCGCTGGCCCAGCACGCGCGCAGCCTGCTGGAAGACATGCGCCGCTTTGTCAGTGCCGCCAGTTTTGATCCGGCCCGTTTGCAGCGCACCATCAGCATTGCCGCCAACGATTTGCAACGGGATTTGCTGCTGCCGCGCCTGCTGGGGCTGTTGCAGGCGGAAGCGCCGGGCGTGTCGCTGCGGGTGCTGCCCTCCGGCATCCCCACGGTGGAGATGCTGCGCAGTGATGAGTGCGATCTGGTGATTACCCCGCGCCCGCCGGATGGCAGCGACATCGTGCAAAAGCGTTTGTTTGCCGACCACTACCGGGTGTTTTACGACGCAGGCTGCCGTGCGGCACCGGCCAGTCTGGACGACTATCTGGCGGCCGAGCACGTTACGGTGGGCTACACACCGCCGCGCATGCTGGATATTGATGATTTTCTGGCCGGGCAGGGGGTAAGGCGGCGCATTGCCGCCTGGCTACCGGGCTTTGCCGGCATCGCGCCTTTTGTGCAGGGCAGTAGCAGGCTGGCTACTTTGCCCGGCTTGCTGGCCAGCAACCTGCTGGCGGGGCTGGCCAGTTGTGCGCCGCCGCTCTCTTGCCCGGACATGCCGATGTATCTGGTATGGCACCAGCGCCATCGCCACGACCCGCTGCATATCTGGCTGCGCCAGCGGCTGGAGCAGGTGACGCAGCAGGCGCTGGCGGCGCAACTGCCGCGATGA
- a CDS encoding protocatechuate 4,5-dioxygenase subunit alpha, protein MAEQQRVSIPGTTLFDDIQAQKGYALNKMCFSFNDKANRDAFKADEAAYCARFGLTAPQLAAVQSRNVLQLIAAGGNVYYLAKFAGIFGLDVQDIGAQQTGMSKDEFKQKLLNAGQ, encoded by the coding sequence ATGGCGGAGCAACAACGCGTTTCCATTCCGGGAACCACCCTGTTTGACGACATTCAGGCGCAGAAGGGTTATGCCCTCAACAAGATGTGCTTTTCCTTCAACGATAAGGCCAACCGCGACGCCTTCAAGGCCGACGAAGCCGCTTACTGCGCCCGCTTCGGCCTGACCGCACCGCAACTGGCTGCGGTGCAAAGCCGCAATGTGCTGCAACTGATTGCCGCGGGCGGCAATGTTTACTACCTGGCCAAGTTTGCCGGCATCTTCGGCCTGGACGTGCAGGACATCGGTGCCCAGCAAACCGGCATGAGCAAAGACGAATTCAAACAGAAACTCCTGAACGCGGGACAATAA
- a CDS encoding class III extradiol dioxygenase family protein, producing MAKIVGSIVTSHVPAIGRAIAGNLQNEPYWKPFFDAFPPIHRWLDEVKPDVAVVVYNDHGLNFFLDKMPTFSVGAAPQYRNADEGWGIPTLPPFTGDTELSWHLIKQLVNKEFDLTTCQEMLVDHAFTLPLKLLWPQEGACPIKVVPVCINTVQFPIPSASRCYKLGEAIGEAISAWDSDARVVVIGTGGLSHQLDGERAGFINKPFDLQFMQSLVDNPKWATQYTVEQLVEHTGSQGIELLMWLAARATIKGDVRALQNTYHLPISNTAAGVMLLEPVA from the coding sequence ATGGCAAAAATCGTAGGCAGCATCGTTACCTCCCACGTTCCGGCCATCGGCCGTGCCATTGCCGGCAATCTGCAGAATGAACCGTACTGGAAGCCGTTTTTCGACGCTTTCCCGCCCATCCATCGCTGGCTGGACGAAGTGAAACCCGATGTCGCCGTGGTGGTGTACAACGACCATGGCCTGAATTTCTTCCTGGACAAGATGCCCACCTTCTCGGTGGGTGCCGCGCCGCAATACCGCAATGCCGACGAAGGCTGGGGCATTCCCACCCTGCCGCCGTTTACTGGTGACACCGAGCTGTCCTGGCACCTCATCAAGCAGCTGGTGAACAAGGAATTCGACCTCACCACCTGTCAGGAAATGCTGGTGGACCATGCCTTCACCCTGCCCTTGAAACTGCTGTGGCCGCAAGAAGGCGCCTGCCCGATCAAGGTGGTGCCGGTGTGCATCAACACCGTGCAGTTCCCCATTCCCTCGGCCAGCCGCTGCTACAAGCTGGGCGAGGCCATTGGCGAAGCCATCAGTGCCTGGGATTCCGACGCCCGCGTGGTGGTGATCGGCACCGGCGGCCTGTCACACCAGCTGGATGGCGAACGCGCCGGTTTCATCAACAAGCCCTTCGACCTGCAATTCATGCAAAGCCTGGTGGACAACCCCAAGTGGGCCACCCAGTACACGGTGGAGCAGTTGGTGGAGCATACCGGCTCGCAAGGCATCGAGCTGCTGATGTGGCTTGCCGCCCGCGCCACCATCAAGGGCGATGTGCGCGCGCTGCAAAACACCTACCATCTGCCGATTTCCAACACGGCTGCCGGTGTGATGTTGCTGGAACCGGTCGCCTGA
- a CDS encoding aldo/keto reductase has translation MKQRQLGPFTVSAIGLGCMNLSHAYGVPPSAEQGGQVLLAALDAGVTLFDTAALYGFGANEELVGRVLKPYRQQIVLTSKCGMTGVEGKRVIDGRPDTLRQTCEESLRRLQTDVIDLYYLHRWDRQVPIEDSVGALADLVAAGKIRSIGLSEVSAATLARAQAVHPIAAVQSEYSLWTRNPEIALLDACRAQNVALVAFSPLGRGFLAGGVRDPSGFAANDIRRAMPRFQAEHFSRNLRLLDALQGLATETGFTLAQLAMGWLLAQSEQVIPIPGTSNVSHLQENLSADTVTLGMEVLTRLDTIVNENTVSGARYNAATQQEIDTEEFGVSVQPA, from the coding sequence ATGAAACAGCGACAGCTTGGCCCGTTTACCGTTTCTGCCATCGGCCTTGGCTGCATGAATCTCAGTCACGCCTATGGCGTGCCACCGTCTGCCGAGCAGGGTGGCCAGGTATTGCTGGCGGCGCTGGATGCAGGCGTCACCCTGTTTGATACCGCCGCGCTGTACGGTTTTGGTGCCAATGAAGAGCTGGTGGGCCGTGTATTGAAGCCCTATCGTCAGCAGATTGTGCTCACCAGCAAGTGCGGCATGACCGGGGTGGAAGGCAAACGGGTGATAGACGGCAGGCCGGACACCCTGCGCCAGACCTGCGAGGAGAGCCTGCGCCGCCTGCAAACCGATGTGATTGACCTCTACTACCTGCACCGCTGGGACCGTCAGGTGCCGATTGAAGATTCGGTTGGCGCGCTGGCTGATCTGGTGGCTGCGGGCAAGATCCGCAGCATCGGCCTGTCCGAGGTTTCCGCAGCCACGCTGGCACGCGCCCAGGCGGTGCACCCGATTGCCGCGGTGCAGAGCGAATACTCGCTGTGGACGCGCAATCCGGAAATCGCCCTGCTGGATGCCTGCCGCGCCCAGAACGTGGCCCTGGTAGCCTTCAGCCCGCTGGGCCGTGGTTTCCTGGCCGGTGGCGTGCGTGACCCGTCCGGCTTTGCCGCCAACGACATCCGCCGCGCCATGCCGCGCTTCCAGGCTGAACACTTTAGCCGCAACCTGCGCCTCTTGGATGCATTGCAGGGGCTGGCCACCGAAACCGGCTTTACCCTGGCCCAACTGGCCATGGGCTGGCTGCTGGCGCAAAGCGAGCAGGTGATTCCGATTCCGGGCACCAGCAATGTGTCGCATCTGCAGGAAAACCTGTCGGCCGATACGGTGACGCTGGGCATGGAAGTGCTGACCCGTCTGGACACCATCGTCAATGAAAACACCGTGAGCGGTGCGCGCTACAACGCTGCCACCCAGCAGGAAATCGACACCGAGGAATTTGGCGTTTCTGTTCAGCCAGCCTGA
- a CDS encoding Gfo/Idh/MocA family oxidoreductase: protein MTIKVALAGAGAFGIKHLDGIKNIADVEVVSLIGRDLAKTREVADKYGVAHVTDDLNETLAIKEVDAVILCTPTQMHAGQTAACLKAGKHVQVEIPLADTLAGAEAAAALQQETGLVAMCGHTRRFNPSHQYVHNKITAGEFNIQQMDVQTYFFRRTNMNALGQPRSWTDHLLWHHAAHTVDLFAYQAGSPIVKANAIQGPVHPELGIAMDMSIQLKAANGAICTLSLSFNNDGPLGTFFRYIGDTGTYIARYDDLVNGKEEKIDVSHVAVSMNGIELQDREFFAAIREGREPNSSLRQVLPCYQVLHALEQQLV, encoded by the coding sequence ATGACAATCAAAGTAGCTCTGGCTGGCGCAGGTGCCTTCGGCATCAAGCATCTGGACGGCATCAAGAATATTGCCGATGTGGAAGTGGTATCGCTGATTGGCCGCGACCTGGCCAAAACCCGCGAAGTGGCCGACAAATACGGTGTGGCCCATGTCACGGATGACCTGAACGAAACCCTAGCCATCAAGGAAGTGGACGCCGTCATCCTGTGTACGCCCACCCAGATGCACGCTGGTCAAACCGCAGCCTGCCTTAAGGCCGGCAAGCACGTGCAGGTGGAAATTCCGCTGGCTGACACCCTGGCCGGTGCCGAGGCTGCTGCCGCGCTGCAACAGGAAACCGGCCTGGTTGCCATGTGCGGTCACACCCGCCGCTTCAACCCCAGCCACCAGTACGTGCACAACAAGATTACCGCCGGCGAGTTCAACATCCAGCAGATGGATGTGCAAACCTATTTCTTCCGCCGCACCAATATGAACGCGCTGGGCCAGCCGCGCAGCTGGACCGACCACCTGCTGTGGCACCACGCCGCCCACACCGTGGACCTGTTTGCCTATCAGGCTGGCAGCCCCATCGTGAAGGCCAATGCCATCCAGGGTCCGGTTCACCCGGAACTGGGCATCGCCATGGACATGTCCATCCAGCTGAAAGCCGCCAACGGTGCCATCTGCACGCTCAGCCTGTCGTTTAACAACGACGGCCCGCTGGGGACTTTCTTCCGTTACATCGGCGACACCGGCACTTACATTGCCCGCTACGACGACCTGGTGAACGGTAAGGAAGAGAAGATCGATGTATCGCATGTGGCCGTATCGATGAACGGCATCGAGCTGCAAGACCGCGAATTCTTTGCCGCCATCCGCGAAGGCCGCGAGCCCAACTCCAGCCTGCGCCAAGTATTGCCGTGCTATCAGGTGCTGCATGCGCTGGAGCAGCAGCTGGTGTGA
- a CDS encoding class III extradiol dioxygenase subunit beta yields the protein MARITASVFTSHVPAIGVAMDLHKTQEDYWQPLFAGYDFSKQWMKDNKPDVIFLVYNDHATAFSLDMIPTFAIGTAAEYKPADEGWGARPVPVVKGHPQLASHIAQSVIQQDFDLTIVNKMDVDHGLTVPLSLMCGELDPVKDAWPCPVIPFAVNVVQYPVPSGQRCFALGQAIRKAVESFDEDINVHIWGTGGMSHQLQGARAGLINREWDNNWLDLMINDPVACARVPHIDYVREAGSEGIELVMWLIARGAMADVNNGERSGPLPHVAHRFYHVPASNTAVGHAILENKE from the coding sequence ATGGCACGCATCACCGCATCCGTTTTCACCTCCCATGTGCCCGCCATCGGCGTGGCCATGGACCTGCACAAGACGCAGGAAGACTACTGGCAGCCGCTGTTTGCCGGTTACGACTTCTCCAAGCAATGGATGAAGGACAACAAGCCGGACGTGATTTTCCTGGTGTACAACGATCACGCCACCGCCTTCAGCCTGGACATGATTCCCACCTTCGCCATTGGCACGGCTGCCGAGTACAAACCGGCCGATGAAGGCTGGGGCGCGCGCCCGGTGCCGGTGGTGAAGGGGCATCCGCAACTGGCCAGCCATATTGCGCAAAGCGTGATCCAGCAGGATTTCGACCTCACCATCGTCAACAAGATGGACGTGGACCACGGCCTGACCGTGCCGCTGTCGCTGATGTGCGGCGAGCTGGACCCGGTGAAGGACGCCTGGCCCTGCCCGGTGATTCCGTTTGCCGTCAACGTGGTGCAGTACCCGGTGCCCTCCGGCCAGCGCTGCTTTGCGCTGGGCCAGGCCATCCGCAAGGCGGTGGAGAGCTTTGACGAAGACATCAATGTGCATATCTGGGGCACCGGCGGCATGAGCCACCAGCTGCAGGGCGCACGCGCCGGGCTGATCAACCGCGAGTGGGACAACAACTGGCTGGACCTGATGATCAACGACCCGGTGGCCTGCGCCAGGGTGCCGCATATCGACTATGTGCGTGAAGCCGGCAGCGAAGGCATCGAACTGGTGATGTGGCTGATTGCCCGCGGCGCGATGGCCGACGTGAACAACGGAGAGCGCAGCGGCCCGCTGCCGCACGTGGCACACCGCTTCTATCATGTGCCGGCCTCCAATACCGCCGTGGGTCACGCCATTCTGGAAAACAAGGAATAA
- the ligA gene encoding protocatechuate 4,5-dioxygenase subunit alpha, giving the protein MALDKPYKDVPGTIIFDAEQSRLGYWLNQFCTSLMKAENRARFLADERAYLDEWPMTEEQKLAVMARDLNWCMRLGGNIYFLARIGATDGKSFQQMAGSMTGMSEEEYRAMMMAGGRSVEGNRTIGEDGDAQAHRQPQGAAGKKESN; this is encoded by the coding sequence ATGGCTTTGGACAAACCGTATAAAGACGTGCCCGGCACCATCATTTTCGATGCCGAGCAAAGCCGCCTGGGCTACTGGCTGAACCAGTTTTGCACCAGCCTGATGAAGGCGGAAAACCGCGCCCGCTTTCTGGCCGACGAACGCGCCTATCTCGACGAATGGCCGATGACGGAAGAACAGAAGCTGGCGGTGATGGCACGCGACCTTAACTGGTGCATGCGACTGGGCGGCAATATCTACTTCCTGGCGCGCATCGGCGCCACGGATGGCAAGAGCTTCCAGCAAATGGCAGGCTCCATGACCGGCATGAGCGAAGAGGAATACCGTGCCATGATGATGGCCGGTGGTCGCTCGGTGGAAGGCAATCGCACCATCGGCGAAGACGGCGACGCCCAGGCGCACCGCCAACCGCAAGGCGCTGCTGGTAAAAAGGAAAGCAACTGA